In the genome of Prevotella sp. HUN102, one region contains:
- a CDS encoding VapE domain-containing protein, giving the protein MKKEKTETSTKKSKNERIEQFLKEQYAFRYNTVKSRTEFRPQGENIPFAPLTKYDINSMRRLVDGSLGIYTPSDNIRAILESDFCSKVNPIHEFLLSLPKPKGEDESEIIKLANCVSVKNPNKWQHYFVKWLVAVVANAMDDLQCRNHTCLVLTGEQGKFKTTFLDLLCPEKLKGYLFTGKIDPQGKDVQTLIAEYLFINIDDQLKALNKRDENELKNLITTPRVKYRRPYDTYIEEYPHLASFMASVNGNDFLTDPTGSRRFLPFEVESIDINSAKEIDMNRVYSEAVELWRSGYHYWFNEEEIAELHHESEDFQVQTIEYEMLLKGMEKPAVTEESYMTTSEILNYLRAYTTLNLSERRMGEALKKAGFLRKSKRIGGNPMYVYHIRKIAPNPFIQSYNTNY; this is encoded by the coding sequence ATGAAGAAGGAAAAAACAGAAACAAGTACAAAGAAATCCAAGAATGAACGTATAGAACAATTCTTGAAAGAGCAATATGCTTTTCGCTATAACACGGTGAAAAGTAGAACGGAGTTCAGACCACAAGGAGAGAACATACCGTTTGCTCCTCTCACTAAATATGACATTAATTCTATGCGCCGTTTAGTAGATGGTTCATTGGGGATATATACTCCCTCTGACAATATTCGTGCGATATTGGAAAGTGATTTTTGTAGCAAAGTCAATCCTATCCATGAGTTCTTGCTTAGTCTGCCTAAACCTAAAGGAGAAGATGAATCTGAAATCATCAAGTTAGCAAACTGTGTATCTGTGAAGAATCCAAATAAATGGCAGCATTATTTTGTAAAATGGCTTGTTGCTGTTGTGGCTAATGCGATGGATGATTTACAATGTCGAAATCACACCTGTTTGGTACTTACTGGAGAGCAAGGAAAGTTCAAAACAACATTCCTTGATTTACTATGTCCAGAGAAATTGAAAGGATATTTATTCACAGGCAAGATAGACCCACAGGGGAAAGACGTACAGACACTGATTGCCGAGTACCTCTTTATCAATATTGACGACCAGTTAAAGGCTCTAAATAAAAGAGACGAGAATGAGTTGAAAAACCTTATAACAACACCAAGAGTAAAATATAGAAGACCATACGACACTTATATTGAGGAATATCCGCATTTGGCAAGTTTTATGGCATCAGTTAATGGCAACGACTTTCTGACAGATCCGACGGGAAGCCGTCGCTTTCTTCCATTTGAGGTAGAAAGTATTGATATTAATTCAGCAAAGGAAATTGATATGAATAGAGTCTATTCTGAAGCTGTAGAACTATGGAGGTCTGGGTATCACTACTGGTTCAACGAAGAGGAAATTGCAGAGTTACATCATGAAAGCGAAGATTTCCAAGTACAGACTATTGAATATGAAATGCTTCTTAAAGGCATGGAAAAGCCAGCAGTAACAGAAGAAAGCTATATGACAACATCAGAAATCTTGAATTATTTACGAGCTTATACTACACTTAATCTAAGTGAAAGGAGAATGGGCGAAGCCTTGAAAAAGGCAGGTTTCTTGAGAAAGTCCAAAAGAATCGGTGGCAACCCAATGTATGTGTATCACATACGCAAGATTGCTCCCAATCCCTTTATTCAAAGTTACAATACTAATTATTAA
- a CDS encoding helix-turn-helix domain-containing protein, which translates to MVQNEITFENLPKAVAHLVSEVAEIKHLVCKGQTPVAPPKRIPIGIDDACKLIGKAKPTVYTLVRKRLLPCYKNGKHLYFFEDELLAWIEGGKKKTVAEINEEAKAFIFEKHSDSSLL; encoded by the coding sequence ATGGTACAAAACGAAATCACTTTTGAGAACTTGCCAAAGGCAGTTGCTCATTTAGTCAGCGAAGTTGCTGAAATTAAACACTTAGTATGTAAAGGGCAAACACCTGTTGCTCCTCCTAAACGCATTCCTATTGGAATAGATGACGCGTGTAAACTTATAGGGAAAGCTAAGCCCACAGTTTATACCTTAGTACGCAAACGCTTACTACCTTGCTATAAGAATGGTAAGCATCTCTACTTTTTCGAAGACGAATTATTGGCATGGATTGAAGGCGGTAAGAAAAAGACCGTTGCTGAAATCAATGAGGAAGCGAAAGCCTTTATCTTTGAGAAGCATTCTGATTCTTCCCTTTTATAA
- a CDS encoding site-specific integrase has protein sequence MRKELDNTKATVRLRKSAYRKEWYLYIESYPVRVAGKATPQRVREYLNRTITTPIWDKSRIARTTGANQSFKPKRDLNGIILCKSEIDQESCIYADSVRKLRQREYDNASLYSDTEIAQAEQKERLQQNFIKYFDKVADKRHRNSSVSVQTNWARVHVLLKMFAGDTLLFSQIDNRLAEDFKFFLLSAPCGGSKKGTISRNTASTYFSIFKAALKQAFIDGYLTIDLSAKIKGIQEQESRREYLTLDELNKLANTPCERDVLKRAALFSALTGLRHCDIQKLKWNEIAIEADQAKLLFTQKKTKGVEYMPISEQAFKLCGEPRQPEQLVFEGLPNPSWISRPLRSWIEKAGIHKHLSFHCFRHTFATLQLANGTDIYTVSKMLGHTNVKTTQVYAKVVDEKKNKAANAIQIDIENDKT, from the coding sequence ATGAGAAAGGAACTTGACAATACGAAAGCAACAGTACGGCTACGCAAAAGTGCTTATCGCAAAGAGTGGTACCTATATATAGAAAGCTACCCGGTAAGAGTAGCTGGCAAAGCGACTCCACAAAGAGTGCGTGAATATCTTAACCGAACGATTACTACTCCTATTTGGGATAAAAGCAGAATAGCCCGAACAACGGGAGCTAATCAATCATTCAAACCCAAACGAGATTTGAATGGGATAATCTTGTGCAAAAGCGAAATAGACCAAGAATCGTGTATCTATGCAGATAGTGTTAGAAAACTTAGACAACGAGAGTATGACAATGCCAGCTTATATAGCGATACAGAAATAGCACAGGCAGAACAAAAAGAGCGTTTACAACAGAATTTCATTAAGTATTTTGATAAGGTGGCTGACAAAAGACATCGCAATAGTTCTGTTTCAGTTCAAACCAACTGGGCTAGAGTTCATGTTTTATTGAAAATGTTTGCAGGTGATACTCTTCTCTTTTCACAAATAGATAACCGCTTAGCTGAAGATTTTAAGTTTTTCTTGTTGTCAGCTCCTTGTGGTGGAAGCAAAAAAGGAACAATATCACGAAATACGGCATCCACATATTTCTCTATTTTTAAAGCTGCACTCAAACAAGCATTCATAGATGGATATTTGACTATAGATTTATCTGCAAAAATCAAAGGCATACAGGAACAAGAATCCCGTAGAGAATACTTAACGCTTGATGAATTAAATAAGTTAGCCAATACTCCATGTGAACGTGATGTACTTAAACGAGCTGCACTATTCTCTGCCTTGACTGGATTAAGACACTGTGATATTCAAAAGTTAAAATGGAATGAAATAGCCATAGAAGCAGACCAAGCCAAACTTCTCTTCACTCAGAAAAAAACAAAAGGTGTGGAGTATATGCCCATCTCGGAACAGGCTTTTAAACTTTGTGGAGAGCCAAGACAGCCAGAGCAACTCGTTTTTGAAGGACTCCCAAATCCTTCTTGGATTTCTCGTCCACTAAGATCTTGGATAGAGAAGGCTGGCATCCACAAGCATCTCAGCTTTCATTGCTTTCGACACACATTTGCAACCCTACAACTTGCAAACGGAACAGACATCTACACCGTAAGTAAAATGTTGGGGCACACCAACGTAAAAACAACACAGGTATATGCGAAAGTGGTCGACGAAAAGAAAAACAAAGCAGCCAATGCCATTCAAATAGATATTGAAAATGATAAAACTTAA
- a CDS encoding helix-turn-helix domain-containing protein codes for MPSAKFQIERKCEICGKIFTAKTLTSKYCSKACSQTAYKQRKKEEQLEALKREKAARVPKDQPYLSIADASALFDIGRDTLYRLIRNKEVRYYNLGQRMTRICKADLQERFSLRPYNEKEKHKSKEVKTYRLEPEDCYTIGEISKKFGINDSTVYLHIRKYSIPTRQIGNYVYAPKSEIDNLYNH; via the coding sequence ATGCCAAGTGCGAAATTTCAAATAGAGCGAAAATGTGAGATTTGCGGTAAGATTTTCACTGCGAAAACCCTTACCTCAAAATACTGCTCTAAAGCCTGTTCTCAAACAGCATATAAGCAACGGAAGAAAGAAGAACAGTTGGAAGCATTGAAAAGAGAAAAAGCTGCAAGAGTTCCTAAGGACCAGCCTTATCTTTCCATTGCAGATGCATCAGCCCTGTTTGATATTGGTCGTGATACTTTATATCGTTTGATTAGAAATAAGGAAGTCCGTTATTATAATCTCGGACAAAGAATGACGCGGATTTGTAAAGCAGATTTACAAGAACGCTTTAGCCTGCGTCCATATAATGAGAAAGAAAAGCATAAATCAAAAGAAGTCAAGACTTACAGGCTTGAACCTGAAGACTGCTATACTATCGGAGAAATATCCAAAAAATTTGGAATCAATGACAGTACCGTATATCTGCATATACGCAAATATTCTATTCCTACAAGACAGATAGGTAATTATGTCTATGCTCCAAAATCAGAAATAGACAATCTGTATAATCACTAA
- the dnaK gene encoding molecular chaperone DnaK, giving the protein MGKIIGIDLGTTNSCVSVFEGNEPVVITNSEGKRTTPSVIGFVEGGERKIGDPAKRQAITNPEKTIYSIKRFMGETYEQCAKETGRVPFKVVNEGGYPRVQIDDRKYTPQEISAMVLQKMKKTAEDYLGQEVTDAVITVPAYFSDSQRQATKEAGAIAGLNVQRIVNEPTAAALAYGVDKANKDMKIAVFDLGGGTFDISILEFGGGVFEVLSTNGDTHLGGDDFDQVIIDWLADGFKADEGIDLRKDPMAMQRLKEAAEKAKIELSSTTSTEINLPYITAEGGVPKHLVKSLTRAQFEQLAHNLIQACLVPCQNAIRDAKLSTSDIDEVILVGGSSRIPAVQTLVKNYFGKEPSKGVNPDEVVAVGAAIQGAILNKESGVGDIVLLDVTPLTLGIETMGGVMTKLIDANSTIPCKKSEVFSTAADNQTEVTIHVLQGERPMAAQNKSIGQFNLTGIAPARRGVPQIEVTFDIDANGILNVSAKDKATGKEQSIRIEASSGLSDDEINRMKAEAEQNAAADKAEREKIDKLNQADSMIFTTENFLKDNGDKIPADQKPGIESALQQLKDAHKAADAAAIDTAINNLNTVMQAASQQMYQGAGQAGSQPGADAGQQEQPKQDDTIQDADFEEVK; this is encoded by the coding sequence ATGGGAAAGATTATTGGTATCGACTTAGGAACTACAAACTCTTGTGTTTCTGTATTTGAAGGCAACGAGCCTGTGGTAATTACTAACTCTGAAGGCAAGCGTACAACTCCGTCCGTGATCGGTTTCGTGGAAGGTGGCGAGCGCAAGATTGGCGACCCTGCAAAGCGTCAGGCAATCACAAACCCGGAAAAGACCATCTACTCTATCAAGCGTTTTATGGGTGAAACCTATGAGCAGTGTGCAAAGGAGACGGGTCGTGTTCCTTTCAAGGTTGTAAATGAGGGCGGCTATCCACGTGTGCAGATTGACGACCGTAAATACACTCCACAGGAAATCTCGGCTATGGTGCTTCAGAAGATGAAGAAGACTGCCGAAGACTATCTCGGTCAGGAAGTTACGGACGCCGTTATCACCGTTCCGGCTTACTTCTCCGACTCTCAGCGTCAGGCAACAAAGGAGGCAGGTGCCATTGCAGGTCTCAATGTTCAGCGCATCGTGAACGAGCCTACGGCAGCCGCACTCGCTTATGGTGTGGACAAGGCAAACAAGGATATGAAGATTGCCGTGTTCGACCTTGGTGGTGGTACATTCGATATTTCAATCCTCGAGTTCGGCGGTGGCGTATTTGAAGTGCTCTCTACAAACGGCGACACCCACCTCGGCGGCGACGACTTCGATCAGGTTATTATCGACTGGTTGGCAGATGGTTTCAAGGCAGACGAGGGCATCGACCTCCGCAAGGATCCTATGGCTATGCAGCGTTTGAAGGAAGCTGCTGAAAAGGCAAAGATAGAGTTGAGTTCCACTACATCTACGGAAATCAACCTTCCTTATATCACAGCAGAAGGCGGCGTGCCAAAGCACTTGGTTAAGAGTCTGACACGTGCTCAGTTCGAGCAGCTCGCACACAACCTCATTCAGGCTTGTCTCGTGCCTTGCCAAAACGCTATCCGCGATGCAAAACTGAGCACGAGCGACATCGACGAAGTTATCCTCGTGGGTGGTTCAAGCCGTATTCCGGCAGTTCAGACACTCGTGAAGAACTACTTCGGCAAAGAGCCTTCAAAGGGCGTGAACCCCGACGAAGTTGTTGCAGTAGGTGCGGCTATTCAGGGTGCTATCCTTAATAAGGAGAGCGGCGTGGGCGACATCGTATTGCTCGACGTTACTCCGCTGACACTCGGTATCGAGACAATGGGCGGCGTAATGACAAAGCTCATCGATGCCAACTCAACCATTCCTTGCAAGAAGAGCGAGGTGTTCTCAACAGCGGCCGACAATCAGACCGAAGTAACCATCCACGTGCTTCAGGGCGAGCGTCCGATGGCGGCGCAGAACAAGTCAATCGGTCAGTTCAACCTCACGGGCATCGCTCCGGCTCGCCGCGGCGTTCCACAGATTGAGGTAACGTTCGACATCGATGCCAACGGTATCCTCAACGTATCTGCCAAGGACAAGGCTACGGGCAAGGAGCAAAGCATCCGTATCGAGGCTTCAAGCGGCTTGAGCGACGACGAAATCAACCGTATGAAGGCAGAGGCCGAGCAGAATGCGGCAGCCGACAAGGCAGAGCGTGAGAAGATTGACAAGCTCAACCAGGCCGACTCTATGATTTTCACTACCGAGAACTTCCTGAAGGACAACGGCGACAAGATTCCGGCCGACCAGAAGCCGGGCATTGAGTCAGCCCTCCAGCAGCTCAAGGACGCTCACAAGGCAGCCGATGCAGCCGCAATCGATACTGCCATCAACAACCTCAACACCGTGATGCAGGCAGCATCGCAGCAGATGTATCAGGGTGCAGGTCAGGCAGGTTCACAGCCGGGTGCAGATGCAGGTCAGCAGGAGCAGCCTAAGCAGGACGACACTATACAAGATGCAGATTTTGAGGAGGTGAAATAA
- a CDS encoding MFS transporter: MTDQIKTLRDSAAMRWTALLLLSLAMFCAYIFVDILSPIKDLMETQRGWDSTSFGTMQGAETFLNVFVFFLIFAGIILDKMGVRFTAVLSGCVMLVGAGIKYYAISESFFDTGLERWFTENLNYIPIFDELGVSPFFEGMPASAKVAAIGFMIFGCGTEMAGIMVSRGIVKWFKGREMALAMGSEMALARLGVATCMIFSPFFAKLGGSIDVSRSVAFGVVLICIALMMFVVYFFMDKKLDSQTGEAEEKDDPFKISDLGKILTSMGFWLVALLCVLYYSAIFPFQKYAVNMLQCNLTFSELPADSFWASSSVTFIQYFLMLAVAATAFGFNFMKNKSVKYTMLTLSVVFLISYCYMGYMRQSAESIFAVFPLLAVGITPILGNYVDHKGKAASMLILGSILLVCCHLTFAFVLPMFKGSQVGGVIVAYLTILVLGSSFSLVPASLWPSVPKLVDAKIIGSAYALIFWIQNIGLWLFPMLIGKALDKTNVGVTDATKLDYTAPLLMLASLGVIALLIGLTLKVVDKKKHLGLEEPNIK; encoded by the coding sequence ATGACAGACCAAATCAAAACATTAAGAGATTCGGCAGCTATGCGATGGACTGCCCTTTTACTATTGTCGCTGGCAATGTTCTGTGCCTACATCTTCGTAGACATCCTATCGCCTATCAAGGACCTGATGGAAACCCAGCGTGGTTGGGATTCCACCTCCTTCGGTACGATGCAGGGAGCAGAAACTTTCCTCAACGTATTCGTGTTCTTCCTCATTTTCGCAGGTATCATCCTCGACAAGATGGGCGTTCGCTTCACGGCCGTTCTTTCAGGCTGCGTGATGCTCGTAGGTGCCGGCATCAAGTACTATGCTATCAGCGAGTCATTTTTCGACACAGGACTTGAAAGATGGTTCACGGAAAACCTCAATTACATTCCAATCTTCGACGAACTCGGCGTTTCTCCGTTCTTTGAAGGTATGCCGGCATCGGCAAAGGTGGCTGCCATCGGCTTTATGATTTTCGGCTGTGGTACCGAAATGGCGGGTATTATGGTGTCCCGTGGTATCGTTAAGTGGTTCAAGGGTCGCGAAATGGCACTCGCTATGGGTTCCGAAATGGCATTGGCTCGTCTGGGTGTTGCCACCTGTATGATTTTCTCACCATTCTTTGCTAAGCTCGGCGGCTCAATCGACGTATCCCGCTCGGTAGCATTCGGTGTGGTTCTCATCTGTATCGCCCTGATGATGTTCGTAGTCTACTTCTTTATGGACAAGAAGCTCGACTCACAGACCGGAGAAGCAGAAGAAAAAGACGACCCATTCAAGATCAGCGACCTCGGCAAGATTCTCACAAGTATGGGATTCTGGCTCGTGGCATTGCTCTGCGTGCTCTATTACTCTGCCATCTTCCCATTCCAGAAGTACGCCGTGAATATGCTCCAGTGCAACCTCACGTTCAGCGAACTCCCTGCCGATTCGTTCTGGGCTTCATCAAGCGTTACATTCATCCAGTACTTCCTTATGCTGGCAGTTGCGGCAACAGCCTTCGGATTCAACTTTATGAAGAACAAGAGCGTGAAGTACACAATGCTCACACTCTCTGTTGTGTTCCTCATTTCTTACTGCTATATGGGCTATATGCGTCAGTCAGCAGAATCCATCTTCGCCGTGTTCCCACTCTTGGCAGTAGGTATCACTCCAATCCTCGGAAACTATGTAGACCATAAGGGTAAGGCAGCATCAATGCTCATCCTCGGTTCTATCCTCCTCGTGTGCTGCCACCTCACATTCGCCTTCGTGCTCCCGATGTTCAAGGGCAGTCAGGTAGGCGGCGTGATAGTAGCCTACCTCACAATCCTCGTATTGGGTTCATCTTTCTCACTCGTGCCTGCATCATTGTGGCCGAGCGTGCCAAAGTTGGTAGACGCAAAGATCATCGGTTCAGCCTACGCATTGATTTTCTGGATTCAGAACATCGGTTTGTGGCTCTTCCCAATGCTCATCGGTAAGGCGCTCGACAAGACAAATGTCGGTGTTACCGATGCTACGAAGCTCGACTACACAGCTCCATTGCTTATGTTGGCAAGCCTCGGCGTGATTGCCCTCCTCATCGGTTTGACGCTGAAGGTTGTGGACAAGAAGAAGCACCTCGGTCTGGAAGAACCAAACATCAAGTAA
- a CDS encoding S9 family peptidase, whose amino-acid sequence MNKNISIAIAASLLMNTGIAQAQDVNIGKSNVTLKSDIMTPETMWEMGRVGSAQASPDGTKIVYQVGYYSVKENRGHQVLCIMDADGKNARQLTTSAKSESSAVWLNNSTIAYLSEGQVWTMNPDGTNRKKLSNSKTEIEGFLFSPDGQKVLLIKSLPYYGTIKQNPSDLPKTTGIVATDMNYRHWDHYVQSIAHPYVANVTAQGISDGIDIIEGEPFESPLAPFGGIEQFSWSKDSKSVAYTCRKKEGVDYATSTDADIYLYNIDTKESVNLCKPKGYVAPEKDLTKSLRNQAVNKQNGDFNVGYDVNPRFSPDGKYIAWQSMKHDGYESDRNRLCIYELATGKKTYVTESFDSNVEDYTWAPNSKDIYFIGCWHAKVNVYQTNLKGEVKQLTDGQHDYVSIGLLGDNGKKLLGLRQSHQQPTEIYAITPSKKEKASQQVQLSFENKEILDQLAMGKSEERWVKTTDGKDMLVWIITPPHFDPNKKYPTLLYCQGGPQSPVSQFWSVRWNFQMMAANGYVIVAPNRRGLPGFGSEWNEKISQDWTGQCMKDYYSAIDDAAQNLPFVDKDRLGAVGASFGGFSVYYMAGTHNKRFKCFISHDGAFNLESMYTDTEEAWFSNWEYDDAYWNTDQTDAAKRTYQYSPHKMVDKWDTPILCIHGEKDYRINANQGMGAFNAARLRGIPAELLLFPDENHWVLKPQNGILWQRTFFNWLDRWLKPNKK is encoded by the coding sequence ATGAACAAAAACATCTCAATCGCAATTGCAGCCTCATTGCTTATGAACACAGGTATTGCACAGGCACAGGATGTTAATATCGGAAAAAGCAACGTTACGCTTAAAAGCGATATTATGACACCTGAAACTATGTGGGAAATGGGTCGTGTGGGCAGCGCGCAAGCCTCTCCTGACGGTACGAAGATTGTCTATCAGGTAGGTTATTACAGCGTGAAAGAAAACAGAGGCCATCAGGTTCTCTGCATTATGGACGCCGACGGAAAGAACGCCCGTCAGCTTACCACGTCTGCCAAGAGCGAAAGCAGCGCAGTATGGCTCAACAATTCCACTATTGCCTATCTCTCTGAAGGACAGGTTTGGACGATGAATCCTGATGGAACGAACCGAAAGAAACTTTCCAATTCCAAGACAGAAATCGAAGGTTTCCTCTTTTCTCCCGACGGGCAGAAAGTGCTGCTCATAAAGAGCCTGCCATATTATGGCACCATCAAGCAGAATCCTTCTGACCTTCCAAAGACAACCGGCATCGTGGCTACGGATATGAACTACCGTCATTGGGACCACTACGTTCAGTCCATTGCACATCCTTATGTAGCCAATGTTACCGCGCAGGGAATTTCCGACGGAATCGACATCATCGAGGGCGAACCCTTTGAAAGTCCGCTGGCACCGTTCGGCGGCATCGAGCAATTCTCTTGGAGCAAGGATTCCAAATCTGTTGCCTACACTTGCAGAAAGAAGGAAGGCGTAGACTACGCCACATCAACCGATGCCGACATATACCTTTATAATATAGACACAAAGGAGTCTGTAAACCTCTGCAAGCCTAAAGGCTATGTTGCACCGGAGAAAGACTTGACGAAGAGCCTCCGCAATCAGGCCGTGAACAAGCAGAACGGCGATTTCAACGTTGGCTACGATGTGAATCCACGTTTCTCTCCTGACGGCAAGTACATCGCTTGGCAGAGTATGAAGCACGACGGATATGAAAGCGACAGAAACCGTCTGTGCATATACGAACTTGCAACCGGAAAGAAGACCTACGTTACCGAGAGTTTCGATTCAAACGTAGAGGACTATACTTGGGCTCCAAACTCAAAAGACATTTACTTCATCGGCTGCTGGCACGCAAAGGTTAATGTCTATCAGACCAATTTAAAGGGCGAAGTAAAGCAACTGACCGATGGTCAGCACGATTATGTGAGCATCGGCTTACTGGGCGACAATGGCAAGAAACTTCTCGGTTTGCGCCAGAGCCATCAGCAGCCAACCGAAATCTATGCCATCACTCCTTCAAAGAAGGAAAAGGCAAGTCAGCAGGTTCAGTTGAGCTTTGAAAACAAGGAGATACTCGATCAGCTTGCAATGGGCAAGTCGGAAGAAAGATGGGTAAAGACAACCGACGGCAAGGATATGCTCGTTTGGATTATCACTCCTCCGCACTTCGACCCCAACAAGAAGTATCCTACATTATTATATTGTCAGGGTGGTCCGCAGAGTCCTGTTTCCCAGTTCTGGAGTGTTCGCTGGAATTTCCAGATGATGGCTGCAAACGGCTATGTTATCGTTGCGCCAAACCGTCGCGGCTTACCGGGCTTCGGCAGTGAATGGAACGAGAAAATCAGTCAGGACTGGACAGGTCAGTGTATGAAGGACTACTATTCAGCTATCGACGACGCTGCACAGAATCTCCCATTCGTAGACAAAGACCGTCTTGGCGCAGTAGGTGCTTCCTTCGGTGGTTTTTCCGTTTACTATATGGCGGGAACTCACAACAAGCGTTTCAAGTGTTTCATCTCTCACGACGGTGCTTTCAATCTCGAGAGTATGTACACCGACACGGAAGAGGCTTGGTTCAGCAACTGGGAATACGACGACGCATACTGGAATACCGACCAGACAGATGCCGCAAAGCGCACTTACCAGTACAGCCCTCACAAGATGGTTGATAAGTGGGACACTCCTATTCTCTGCATTCACGGAGAAAAAGACTACCGCATCAATGCCAATCAGGGAATGGGCGCATTCAATGCAGCACGCCTGAGAGGAATCCCGGCAGAACTCCTTCTTTTCCCTGACGAAAACCACTGGGTGCTGAAACCACAGAACGGTATTCTCTGGCAGAGAACATTCTTCAACTGGCTCGACCGTTGGCTGAAGCCAAACAAGAAATAA